One segment of Haloplanus natans DSM 17983 DNA contains the following:
- the mce gene encoding methylmalonyl-CoA epimerase — MRFDHVGVATRDAAAIADLFGALFDAPVAHRETFDGLDVTFLDLGNGYVELLEPLDDEGAIPRYLDREGPGIHHVALATPDVAGALDSVRDHGVELVDERPRPGAWGHDVAFLHPGSTGGVLVEFVER, encoded by the coding sequence ATGCGCTTCGATCACGTCGGCGTCGCCACGCGCGACGCCGCCGCCATAGCCGACCTGTTCGGCGCGCTCTTCGACGCGCCGGTCGCACACCGCGAGACGTTCGACGGCCTCGACGTGACCTTCCTCGATCTGGGCAACGGCTACGTCGAACTCCTCGAACCGCTCGACGACGAGGGAGCGATCCCGCGGTATCTCGACCGCGAGGGGCCGGGCATCCACCACGTCGCGCTCGCGACGCCGGACGTGGCGGGCGCGCTCGATTCGGTGCGGGACCACGGCGTCGAACTCGTGGACGAACGCCCCCGACCGGGCGCGTGGGGACACGACGTGGCCTTCCTCCACCCCGGCTCGACCGGCGGCGTCCTCGTCGAGTTCGTCGAGCGATGA
- a CDS encoding mandelate racemase/muconate lactonizing enzyme family protein translates to MPNYRTLHDPNAEYTMRDLSAETMGLSADRGPRDVVITDVQTTMVDGNYPWLLVRVYTDAGVVGTGEAYWGGGDADIVDRMAPFLIGENPLDIDRLYEHLIQKMSGEGSISGKVVSAISGIEIALHDAAGTLLDVPAYQLLGGKYRDAVRVYCDCHAGDESEPESNAAEAKRVVSELGYDALKFDLDVPSGHEADRANRHMRGPEIEHKVDIVREVCETVGDRADVAFDCHWSYSAGSAKQLLAAVEEYDVWWIEDPVPPENHDVQRAVTQSSTTPVTVGENVYRTHGQRRLIEEQAVDILAPDLPKVGGMRETRKIATHADLYYIPIAMHNVASPIGTMASAQVAAAIPNSLAVEFHSYQLGWWEDLVEEDGLIEDGRMAIPEAPGLGLTLDLDAVEEHMVDGETLFDPA, encoded by the coding sequence ATGCCCAACTACCGCACGCTCCACGACCCCAACGCGGAGTATACGATGCGGGACCTCTCGGCGGAGACGATGGGGCTCTCGGCCGACCGCGGCCCGCGCGACGTGGTGATCACCGACGTACAGACCACGATGGTCGACGGTAACTACCCGTGGCTCCTCGTCCGCGTCTACACCGACGCCGGCGTCGTCGGCACCGGCGAGGCGTACTGGGGCGGCGGCGACGCCGATATCGTCGACCGGATGGCCCCCTTCCTGATCGGCGAGAACCCCCTGGACATCGACCGCCTGTACGAACACCTGATCCAGAAGATGTCGGGCGAAGGCTCCATCTCGGGCAAGGTGGTGTCGGCCATCTCCGGGATCGAAATCGCCCTGCACGACGCCGCCGGCACGCTCCTCGACGTGCCCGCGTACCAACTGCTCGGCGGAAAGTACCGCGACGCGGTGCGGGTGTACTGTGACTGCCACGCCGGCGACGAATCCGAACCCGAATCGAACGCCGCGGAGGCCAAACGCGTCGTCTCCGAACTGGGCTACGACGCGCTGAAGTTCGACCTCGACGTGCCCTCCGGACACGAGGCCGACCGCGCCAACCGCCACATGCGTGGTCCGGAGATCGAACACAAGGTCGACATCGTCCGCGAGGTGTGCGAGACGGTCGGCGACCGCGCCGACGTGGCCTTCGACTGTCACTGGTCGTACTCCGCCGGAAGCGCGAAACAGCTGCTCGCGGCGGTCGAGGAGTACGACGTGTGGTGGATCGAGGACCCCGTCCCGCCGGAGAACCACGACGTACAGCGGGCGGTCACCCAGTCGTCGACGACGCCCGTCACCGTCGGCGAAAACGTCTACCGGACCCACGGCCAGCGCCGCCTCATCGAGGAGCAGGCGGTCGACATCCTCGCACCCGACCTCCCGAAGGTCGGCGGGATGCGCGAGACGCGAAAGATCGCCACCCACGCCGACCTCTACTACATCCCCATCGCGATGCACAACGTCGCCTCGCCCATCGGAACGATGGCGAGCGCACAGGTCGCGGCCGCCATCCCCAACAGCCTCGCCGTCGAGTTCCACAGCTACCAGCTCGGCTGGTGGGAGGATCTCGTCGAGGAGGACGGCCTCATCGAGGACGGGCGCATGGCCATCCCCGAGGCGCCCGGCCTCGGCCTGACCCTCGATCTCGACGCCGTCGAGGAACACATGGTCGATGGCGAGACGCTGTTCGATCCGGCCTGA
- a CDS encoding universal stress protein translates to MYETILVPVDGSAGAEAAAAHAVDLATVHDANVHVLYVVDVRMSPISADMDHDEVVALVDESGERPTTAVIDRAERAGVPSVEAIRLGIPHRIIEAYAENEGVDLVVMGTHGRTGIEHALVGSVTERVVRTLDVPVLTVHPGSVRE, encoded by the coding sequence ATGTACGAGACGATCCTCGTGCCGGTGGATGGGAGCGCGGGCGCCGAGGCCGCGGCGGCCCACGCCGTCGACCTCGCGACGGTTCACGACGCGAACGTCCACGTGCTCTACGTGGTCGACGTCCGCATGAGCCCGATCAGCGCCGACATGGACCACGACGAGGTGGTGGCGCTGGTCGACGAGTCGGGGGAGCGACCGACCACCGCGGTGATCGACCGGGCGGAGCGCGCGGGCGTCCCGTCGGTCGAGGCGATTCGCCTCGGAATCCCCCATCGGATCATCGAGGCGTACGCCGAAAACGAGGGCGTCGACCTCGTGGTGATGGGCACCCACGGCCGGACGGGCATCGAACACGCCCTCGTCGGGAGCGTCACCGAACGGGTCGTCCGAACCCTCGACGTGCCGGTTCTGACCGTCCACCCCGGTTCGGTGCGAGAGTGA
- a CDS encoding DUF7557 family protein codes for MTHTLEISDELKDRLDKHLEEDETPEEFIEELVSMYETEGAFLQEGYSE; via the coding sequence ATGACCCATACGCTCGAAATCAGCGACGAACTCAAGGACCGACTCGACAAGCACCTCGAGGAGGACGAGACCCCCGAGGAGTTCATCGAGGAACTGGTCTCGATGTACGAGACGGAGGGCGCGTTCCTCCAAGAGGGCTACTCCGAGTAA
- a CDS encoding universal stress protein, translated as MYDTILVPTDGSDVAVAAADAAVTLARRFDAAVHALYVRESDDDEGERTTTAVADRAAAAGVTATTAVVDAETAVYEHILEYAGDHDADCIVMGTHGRTGLGRFVLGSVAERTLRESPVPVLTVHEGTVVDRDLDAVLVPTDGSDCAEAAAAHAVEFALATGAALHVVHVVDAGAIPADGSGAVLDELQQAGQDALDSVVDRAEGADVSTIRASVLTGAPYRAIVDYADAEDVDLVVMGTHGRTGVDRYLLGSVAERVVRLCDRPVLTLDAVGES; from the coding sequence ATGTACGACACCATCCTCGTACCGACCGACGGAAGCGACGTGGCGGTGGCGGCGGCCGACGCGGCGGTGACCCTCGCGCGGCGGTTCGACGCGGCGGTCCACGCGCTGTACGTGCGTGAATCCGACGACGACGAGGGCGAACGGACGACGACGGCCGTCGCCGACCGGGCGGCGGCCGCCGGCGTCACGGCCACGACGGCGGTGGTCGACGCCGAGACGGCCGTCTACGAGCACATCCTCGAGTACGCCGGCGACCACGACGCCGACTGTATCGTCATGGGGACACACGGCCGGACCGGACTGGGTCGGTTCGTCCTCGGGAGCGTCGCGGAGCGGACGCTCCGCGAGTCGCCGGTGCCGGTCCTCACGGTCCACGAGGGCACGGTCGTCGACCGTGACCTCGACGCAGTGCTCGTTCCGACGGACGGCAGCGACTGTGCCGAGGCCGCGGCGGCCCACGCCGTCGAGTTCGCCCTGGCGACCGGTGCGGCGCTTCACGTCGTCCACGTCGTCGACGCCGGGGCCATCCCCGCCGACGGGTCGGGAGCCGTCCTCGACGAACTCCAGCAGGCGGGCCAGGACGCGCTGGATTCGGTCGTCGACCGGGCGGAAGGCGCCGACGTCTCGACGATTCGGGCGTCGGTGTTGACCGGCGCCCCCTACCGGGCCATCGTCGACTACGCCGACGCGGAAGACGTCGACCTCGTGGTGATGGGCACCCACGGCCGGACCGGCGTCGACCGCTACCTCCTCGGGAGCGTCGCCGAACGGGTCGTCCGGCTCTGTGATCGACCGGTGCTCACGCTCGACGCCGTCGGCGAATCCTGA
- a CDS encoding acyl-CoA mutase large subunit family protein codes for MFDPDDLDAIREAKAEWEAETYGPTVDRFGERQEPFTTDTGGQEVDPLYTPADVADLDYREDVGFPGEEPYTRGVYSTMHRGRLWTMRQYAGMGTAAETNERFNYLLDQGQTGLSMAFDLPTQMGYDSDAAMAAGEVGKSGVAIDSLRDMETVFDGIPLSEVSTSMTINAPAAVLLAMYVAIGDRQGVPRSELRGTIQNDIMKEYIARNLYIYPPEPSMRLITDIFEFCAEETPKFNTISISGYHIREAGSTAAQEIAFTLGNGIEYVNAALDAGLDVDEFAPQLSFFFNAHNNIFEEVAKFRAARRMWATIMAERFGAENPKSRQLKFHTQTGGSTLTAQQIDNNVVRVAYQALAAVLGGTQSLHTNGKDEALSLPTEKSVRTALRTQQILAHESGAADTIDPLAGSYYVESLTDELENEAFDLLDDIDERGGMLDAVRSQWVQGRIQDVAFDRQQEIEDGERIIVGVNEFRVEEEPEVDLEEVTEEDERRQIDRLESVREERDDEAVEAALATLRETARGDDNLLPPIVDAVKTYATVGEISNALRDEFGEYQPGR; via the coding sequence ATGTTCGACCCCGACGACCTCGACGCGATCCGCGAGGCCAAAGCCGAGTGGGAGGCCGAGACGTACGGGCCGACCGTGGATCGGTTTGGGGAGCGACAGGAGCCGTTCACCACCGACACCGGGGGCCAGGAAGTCGACCCGCTGTACACCCCCGCGGACGTGGCCGACCTCGACTACCGCGAGGACGTGGGCTTCCCCGGCGAGGAGCCGTACACCCGCGGCGTCTACTCGACGATGCACCGCGGCCGGCTATGGACGATGCGCCAGTACGCCGGCATGGGTACCGCGGCGGAGACCAACGAGCGGTTCAACTACCTCCTCGATCAGGGCCAGACCGGGCTGTCGATGGCGTTCGACCTGCCGACGCAGATGGGCTACGACTCGGACGCGGCGATGGCTGCGGGTGAGGTGGGGAAGTCGGGCGTCGCCATCGACTCCCTGCGGGACATGGAGACGGTGTTCGACGGCATCCCGCTGTCGGAGGTGTCGACGAGCATGACGATCAACGCCCCCGCCGCCGTCCTGCTGGCGATGTACGTCGCCATCGGCGACCGGCAGGGTGTCCCCCGCTCGGAGCTTCGGGGCACCATCCAGAACGACATCATGAAAGAGTACATCGCGCGCAACCTCTACATCTACCCGCCCGAGCCCTCGATGCGGCTCATCACGGACATCTTCGAGTTCTGCGCCGAGGAGACGCCGAAGTTCAACACCATCTCCATCTCGGGGTATCACATCCGCGAAGCCGGCTCCACCGCGGCCCAGGAGATCGCCTTTACCCTCGGCAACGGCATCGAGTACGTCAACGCCGCTCTCGACGCCGGCCTCGACGTGGACGAGTTCGCCCCACAGCTCTCCTTCTTTTTCAACGCACACAACAACATCTTCGAGGAGGTGGCGAAGTTCCGCGCCGCCCGGCGGATGTGGGCGACGATCATGGCGGAGCGCTTCGGTGCCGAAAATCCCAAATCACGGCAGTTGAAGTTCCACACACAGACCGGCGGGTCGACGCTGACGGCCCAACAGATCGACAACAACGTGGTTCGGGTGGCATACCAGGCACTCGCCGCCGTGCTGGGTGGTACCCAGAGCCTCCACACCAACGGCAAGGACGAGGCGCTGTCGCTCCCGACCGAAAAGAGCGTCCGAACCGCGCTTCGCACCCAGCAGATCCTCGCACACGAGTCGGGGGCGGCCGACACAATCGATCCGCTGGCCGGGAGTTACTACGTCGAGTCGCTGACCGACGAGTTGGAAAACGAGGCGTTCGACCTGCTGGACGACATCGACGAGCGCGGGGGGATGCTCGACGCGGTGCGGTCCCAGTGGGTGCAGGGACGGATTCAGGACGTGGCGTTCGACCGCCAACAGGAGATCGAGGACGGCGAACGAATCATCGTCGGCGTCAACGAGTTCCGGGTCGAGGAGGAGCCCGAGGTGGACCTAGAGGAGGTGACCGAGGAGGACGAACGCCGACAGATCGACCGCTTGGAGTCGGTTCGAGAGGAGCGCGACGACGAAGCCGTCGAGGCCGCACTCGCGACGCTCCGCGAGACGGCCCGTGGCGACGACAACCTGCTTCCCCCCATCGTCGACGCCGTCAAGACGTACGCGACGGTCGGCGAAATATCGAACGCCCTCCGCGACGAGTTCGGCGAGTATCAGCCGGGTCGCTAG
- a CDS encoding SHOCT domain-containing protein gives MQLLSTLAELPVAQWQPGPHGPGPHGPHWGGGPMGPMGPGGTGMSGAGFGVGGWWLVFLLALLVVGVVAAALFLAIREGGDGDDGALVVLRERYAAGDIEQEEFERRRDRLTGGTG, from the coding sequence ATGCAACTACTCTCTACACTCGCCGAACTGCCCGTCGCACAGTGGCAGCCGGGTCCCCACGGTCCCGGTCCGCACGGCCCGCACTGGGGCGGCGGACCGATGGGGCCGATGGGTCCCGGCGGCACTGGCATGAGCGGCGCCGGATTCGGCGTCGGTGGCTGGTGGCTCGTGTTCCTGCTTGCCCTCCTCGTCGTCGGCGTCGTCGCCGCGGCGCTGTTCCTGGCGATCCGCGAGGGAGGCGACGGCGACGACGGCGCCCTCGTCGTCCTTCGCGAGCGCTACGCCGCCGGCGACATAGAGCAAGAGGAGTTCGAGCGCCGTCGGGACCGGTTGACGGGCGGCACCGGCTAA
- a CDS encoding creatininase family protein, translated as MYIADETWPELGDYFADESLALVPLGSTEQHGPHLPLATDHLIAEAFAREAAERTGFLCTPTINVGVSPHHRQFHGTMWVDAPVFRDYVESFTRNLTYHGIDRVVYVNAHGGNVDHLREVGRRLRDDEELYAIEWMWDESIPELVDDLFAQNGPHGGPKETAMVQHLHPHLVRDDQLEAARDGGIPDVEAAETVKHGSRTFYDAADNTGNGVLGDQTDATAEKGGQLFEAATDQLCRLCDWLDDQPFEDLLPKGHV; from the coding sequence ATGTACATCGCAGACGAGACGTGGCCCGAACTGGGCGACTACTTCGCCGACGAGTCGCTGGCGCTCGTCCCTCTCGGCTCCACCGAACAGCACGGCCCCCACCTCCCCTTAGCGACCGACCATCTGATCGCGGAGGCGTTCGCCCGCGAAGCCGCGGAACGAACCGGGTTCCTCTGTACTCCGACGATCAACGTCGGCGTCAGTCCTCACCACCGCCAGTTCCACGGGACCATGTGGGTCGACGCACCCGTCTTCCGGGACTACGTCGAATCCTTCACTCGCAACCTCACCTACCACGGCATCGACCGCGTCGTCTACGTCAACGCCCACGGTGGCAACGTCGACCACCTGCGGGAGGTCGGGCGGCGCCTCCGCGACGACGAGGAACTGTACGCAATCGAGTGGATGTGGGACGAGAGCATCCCCGAACTCGTCGACGACCTGTTCGCCCAGAACGGTCCCCACGGCGGCCCGAAAGAGACGGCCATGGTCCAGCATCTCCACCCGCATCTCGTCCGCGACGACCAGCTAGAGGCGGCCCGAGACGGCGGGATTCCGGACGTCGAGGCGGCGGAGACGGTCAAACACGGCTCCCGGACGTTCTACGACGCCGCCGACAACACCGGCAACGGTGTGCTCGGGGATCAGACCGACGCCACGGCCGAGAAAGGGGGACAGCTATTCGAGGCGGCGACCGACCAGCTCTGTCGGCTCTGTGACTGGCTGGACGACCAGCCGTTCGAGGACCTGCTGCCGAAAGGTCACGTGTGA